A window from Piliocolobus tephrosceles isolate RC106 chromosome 11, ASM277652v3, whole genome shotgun sequence encodes these proteins:
- the INSIG2 gene encoding insulin-induced gene 2 protein isoform X1, translated as MAEGETESPGPKKCGPYISSVTSQSVNLMIRGVVLFFIGVFLALVLNLLQIQRNVTLFPPDVIASIFSSAWWVPPWCGTASAVIGLLYPCIDRHLGEPHKFKREWSSVMRCVAVFVGINHASAKVDFDNNIHLSLTLAALSIGLWWTFDRSRSGFGLGVGIAFLATLVTQLLVYNGVYQYTSPDFLYVRSWLPCIFFAGGITMGNIGRQLAMYECKVIAEKSHQE; from the coding sequence ATGGCGGAAGGAGAGACAGAGTCACCTGGGCCCaaaaaatgtggcccatatatcTCATCTGTCACTAGCCAGAGTGTGAACTTGATGATTCGAGGAGTAGTGCTATTTTTTATTGGAGTATTTCTTGCATTAGTGTTAAACTTACTTCAGATTCAGAGAAATGTGACGCTCTTTCCACCTGATGTGATTGCAAGCATCTTTTCTTCTGCATGGTGGGTACCCCCATGGTGTGGCACGGCTTCAGCTGTGATTGGGTTATTATACCCCTGCATTGACAGACATCTAGGAGAACCACATAAATTTAAAAGAGAGTGGTCCAGTGTAATGCGGTGTGTAGCAGTCTTTGTTGGTATAAATCATGCCAGTGCTAAAGTGGATTTTGATAACAACATACACTTGTCTCTCACACTGGCTGCACTATCCATTGGACTGTGGTGGACTTTTGATAGATCTAGAAGTGGTTTTGGCCTTGGAGTAGGAATCGCCTTCTTGGCAACCCTGGTCACTCAATTGCTAGTATATAATGGTGTTTATCAATATACATCTCCAGATTTCCTCTATGTTCGTTCTTGGTTACCATGTATATTTTTTGCTGGAGGCATAACAATGGGAAACATTGGTCGACAACTGGCAATGTATGAATGTAAAGTTATCGCAGAAAAATCTCATCAGGAATGA
- the INSIG2 gene encoding insulin-induced gene 2 protein isoform X2, which yields MRCVAVFVGINHASAKVDFDNNIHLSLTLAALSIGLWWTFDRSRSGFGLGVGIAFLATLVTQLLVYNGVYQYTSPDFLYVRSWLPCIFFAGGITMGNIGRQLAMYECKVIAEKSHQE from the coding sequence ATGCGGTGTGTAGCAGTCTTTGTTGGTATAAATCATGCCAGTGCTAAAGTGGATTTTGATAACAACATACACTTGTCTCTCACACTGGCTGCACTATCCATTGGACTGTGGTGGACTTTTGATAGATCTAGAAGTGGTTTTGGCCTTGGAGTAGGAATCGCCTTCTTGGCAACCCTGGTCACTCAATTGCTAGTATATAATGGTGTTTATCAATATACATCTCCAGATTTCCTCTATGTTCGTTCTTGGTTACCATGTATATTTTTTGCTGGAGGCATAACAATGGGAAACATTGGTCGACAACTGGCAATGTATGAATGTAAAGTTATCGCAGAAAAATCTCATCAGGAATGA